The Piliocolobus tephrosceles isolate RC106 chromosome 2, ASM277652v3, whole genome shotgun sequence genome window below encodes:
- the LOC111544713 gene encoding protein SET has product MAPKRQSPLLPQKKKPRPPPALGPEETSASAGLRKKGEKEQQEAIEHIDEVQNEIDRLNEQASEEILKVEQKYNKLRQPFFQKRSELIAKIPNFGITTFVNHPQVSALLGEEDEEALHYLTRVEVTEFEDIKSGYRIDFYFDENPYFENKVLFKQFHLNESGDPSSKSTEIKWNSGKDLTKRSSQTQNKASRKRQHEQPESFFTWFTDHSDAGADELGEVIKDDIWPNPLQYYLVPDMDNEKGEGEEDDDDEEEEGLEDIDEEGDEDEGEEDEDDDEGEEGEEDEGEDD; this is encoded by the coding sequence ATGGCTCCTAAACGCCAGTCTCCACTCCTGCCTCAAAAGAAGAAACCAAGACCACCACCTGCTCTGGGACCGGAGGAGACATCGGCCTCTGCAGGCTTgcggaagaagggagaaaaagaacagcaagaaGCAATTGAACACATTGATGAAGTACAAAATGAAATAGACAGACTTAATGAACAAGCCAGTGAGGAGATTTTGAAAGTAGAACAGAAATATAACAAACTCCGCCAACCATTTTTTCAGAAGAGGTCAGAATTGATCGCCAAAATCCCAAATTTTGGGATAACAACATTTGTCAACCATCCACAAGTGTCTGCACTGCTTGGGGAGGAAGACGAAGAGGCACTGCATTATTTGACCAGAGTTGAAGTGACAGAATTTGAAGATATTAAATCAGGTTAcagaatagatttttattttgatgaaaatccttactttgaaaataaagttctCTTCAAACAATTTCATCTGAATGAGAGTGGTGATCCATCTTCAAAGTCCACCGAAATCAAATGGAACTCTGGAAAGGATTTGACGAAACGTTCAAGTCAAACGCAGAATAAAGCCAGCAGGAAGAGGCAGCATGAGCAACCAGAGAGCTTCTTTACCTGGTTTACTGACCATTCTGATGCAGGTGCTGATGAGTTAGGAGAGGTCATCAAAGATGATATTTGGCCAAACCCATTACAGTACTACTTGGTTCCTGATATGGAtaatgaaaaaggagaaggagaagaagatgatgatgatgaagaggaggaaggattAGAAGATATTGATGAAGAAGGGGATGAGGATGAAggtgaagaagatgaagatgatgatgaaggagaggaaggagaggaggatgaAGGAGAAGACGACTAA